CCTGAAGCTGCGGAAGTCGCGGCGCAGCTCGCACCAGGCGGCGAGGATGCGCACCGCGTCATGATAGCCGATCGCGATCGGCCAGATCACGCGCTCGCTGTCGCGGCCCTGCTCGTCGCGATAGCGCAGCCTGATCTTGCGTCCCTCGTGGATCTGCGAGCGCGTGCGCGACATGTCGATGCGGTCCGGCTCGCGCATCCACGGCCGCGGCGCGCGGCTCGCCGGTTCCAGCACGAATGGCCGCAGCCGCTCCGGCACGGTGTCGGCGATCTTGGCCATCAGGTCCTCCGCCGCGCGCGCCAGCACCGGGTCGGCATTGACCGCGACCCATTGCGCCCCGAGCACCGCCGCCTCGATCTCGTCCGGCGTCAGCATCAGGGGTGGCAGATCGAAACCTTTCTCCAGGATGTAGCCCATGCCGGCCTCGCCGCGAATCGGCACGCGCTGGCCGATCAGGGTGGCGATGTCGCGATAGATCGTGCGCTTCGAGGTCTCGAGCTCGGCCGCGATCGCATCCGCCGTCAATGGGCGGCGCGTGCGTCTCAGCACCTGGATGATCTGGAATAGCCGGTCGGCGCGTCTCATGGTGTGTCCTGCATGGGCGAGCACCCCCGCCGATGCTGACAGGATGCTGGCAGCAGCCTGTCCTTATACCGGGCCAACAACGAGATTGAAGGGGTGATATCGATGATGATGTTTTATGGCCTTGGCCTTGCCACCACGCTACTGCCGCTGCTGACACCATGGTGGCAGCAGCATGCTCGTAGCGTCCGGCGTCTGCTCAGGAAGTCGGGAGTGCTGTCATGATCACATTGTTCGGTTTGGGCGCGGGCTTCGGCCTGCCGGAGATCAGCCCCTTCGTCACCAAGACGGAGGTGCAATTGAAGATGGCGGGCCTCGCTTTTCGGAAGCAGCGGGCGATGCCGCCGGCGTCGCCGAAGGGGCAACTGCCCTTCATCGACGACGGCGGCGAGCTGATCGCCGATTCGACCTTCATCCGCGCCCATGTCGAGCGCAAATATGGCTTCGACTTCGATCATGGACTCGACGTGCGCGCGCGGGCGCAGGCCTGGGGGTTCGAGCGCATGATCGAGCATCACCTGTATTTCGCGCTGGTCGGGGCGCGCTGGGTCGATCCGGTCAACTTCGCCAAGGGGCCGGCCCACTTCTTCGACGGCGTGCCGGCCGACAAGCGTGAGAAGCTGCGCGAGGACGCGCAGTTTCGCGTCGCCGAGAACTATCTGATCTCCGGGCTCGGCCGCCACGCGCCGGACGAGGACGTCGATCTCGCCGCACGCTCGCTGCGCGCGCTGTCGGTGCAGCTCGGCGACCGGCCCTATCTGATGGGCGATCGTCCTTGCGGCACCGATGCGACGGCGTTCGCCGTCGTCGCCGGCATCCTCACGCCGTTCTTCGAGTCCGAGCTGCGCCGCCGCACCGAAAGCTTCGGCAATCTGGTCGCCTATGCCGAGCGCATGATGGCGCAATATTTTCCGGAGTTCGAATGGGGCAGGGCGGCCGAGGCGGCGTGAGCTGATCAGTCGAGTCCCACTCACCGTCATTCCGGGGCAAGGCCGCAGGCCTTGAACCCGGAATGACTAACAAGCCAAAGGCGCGGCCCGCAGCGCGCAGGACCTAGGCGGAGGGCTTGCTCTCGCCCTTCAACCGCGCCAGTTCGGTCTCGAGCTCCGCGATGCGAGCATCGCGAACGGCCAGCGCTTCCGCGACGTCGGCCGCGTCGAACTTCTGCGGGATGTGCTGCGGGCAGTTGGTGTCCCACGCGCTGATCGTGAACAGGATGACGTGCTCGGGCCGCGCCTTGTAGCCTCTCGGCATCAGCGAGGCCGTCAGCGCGGCATCATCCTCCACCACCCGCGCCGTCCCCCAGATCTTCACCCGGCGGCGATGCGCGTAGTCCATGATGAAGATGTAGGCGTGCGGGTTCTCCGACAGATTGCCCTGCGTGATATATTGCCGGTTGCCGCTGAAGTCGGCGAAGGCCAGCGTGTGGCTGTCGAGCACCTTGAGAAAGCCCTTCGGTCCGCCGC
This region of Bradyrhizobium sp. SZCCHNS1050 genomic DNA includes:
- a CDS encoding pyridoxamine 5'-phosphate oxidase family protein; translated protein: MTQTTIQAPGDVMFSPAVKAIQARKGSRESYAHVEQSRGFRHEVDADLAGRLAEATSFYLATASADGQPYIQHRGGPKGFLKVLDSHTLAFADFSGNRQYITQGNLSENPHAYIFIMDYAHRRRVKIWGTARVVEDDAALTASLMPRGYKARPEHVILFTISAWDTNCPQHIPQKFDAADVAEALAVRDARIAELETELARLKGESKPSA
- a CDS encoding glutathione S-transferase family protein translates to MITLFGLGAGFGLPEISPFVTKTEVQLKMAGLAFRKQRAMPPASPKGQLPFIDDGGELIADSTFIRAHVERKYGFDFDHGLDVRARAQAWGFERMIEHHLYFALVGARWVDPVNFAKGPAHFFDGVPADKREKLREDAQFRVAENYLISGLGRHAPDEDVDLAARSLRALSVQLGDRPYLMGDRPCGTDATAFAVVAGILTPFFESELRRRTESFGNLVAYAERMMAQYFPEFEWGRAAEAA
- a CDS encoding YafY family protein, which gives rise to MRRADRLFQIIQVLRRTRRPLTADAIAAELETSKRTIYRDIATLIGQRVPIRGEAGMGYILEKGFDLPPLMLTPDEIEAAVLGAQWVAVNADPVLARAAEDLMAKIADTVPERLRPFVLEPASRAPRPWMREPDRIDMSRTRSQIHEGRKIRLRYRDEQGRDSERVIWPIAIGYHDAVRILAAWCELRRDFRSFRTDRVVEADYLDDKYPERREALRAKWRRSLVWEVPKDV